ACACCATGCACGGCGTGTCGCATTACTTGGGCTTGGATGTGCATGACAGAGGCACCTACGGACCGTTTAAGCACAATACGGTGATCACGGTAGAGCCTGGCATCTATATTCCGGAGGGAAGCCCCGTGGACAAGAAATGGTGGGGCATTGGCGTGCGCATTGAAGATGACGTTCTCATTACCAACACTGGTTGGGAAAACCTGTCTAAGGGCGCGCCCAGAAGTGTGAAAGACATTGAAGCCACCATGGCCCAGCCAAGTGCGCTAGATGACTTCAAGCTGCCGGTATTAAAGTAAGAGAATTAATTGTACCGTTTTTGGCCTGTTTTAGCAGAAATAGCGCAAAAATGGTAGCTTTGCAAATGGTTAGGGAGCCGGGCCGTGGGCATTAGGTGATACTTGACTAAAAAAGTAGTATCGTATTTGTAATTAAGTAACTAAGGCTGTATATTTGCAGTCCTAAATAAAAAATCAACTTCGCGATGGCAAAGAAAGCTAAAGGCAATAGAGTTCAGGTGATTTTGGAGTGCACTGAGCAGAAAAACTCCGGCGTACCTGGCATGTCTCGGTATATCACTACCAAAAACAGAAAGAACACTCCTGAGCGTATGGAGATGAAGAAGTTCAATCCTTTCATGAAGAAAGTAACTGTACATAAAGAAATTAAATAACCATGGCTAAGAAAGTAGTTGCAACCCTGAAGACCGCCACTGGTAAAGACTGGGCGAAGGTGATCAAAGCTGTTAAGTCTCCTAAGACTGGCGCTTACACTTTTAGAGAAGAGATGGTGCCGATTGACCAAGTTCAAGACGCTCTTAAAAAATAATTGCCTTATATCGCAATCAAGATATACCTGTAAAAGTCCCTCCATACCAGGGACTTTTTTGGTATTCAAGCCTTTTTAATCTAATCAACCCAATCGCCTCTACCCACCGCTATGGCACTTTTCGGTTTCTTCAGCAAAGACAAAAAAGATTCTCTGGACAAAGGCCTTGAGAAAACCAAGACCAGCTTCCTGGACCAGCTTAGCAAAGCAGTAGTTGGTAAGTCTAAAGTAGACGAAGAGGTTCTAGATGAGCTGGAGACCGTTTTGGTGCACGCAGACGTGGGGATTGGCACCACGGTTAAAATCATTGAGCGCATTGAGAAACGTGTAGCCCGTGACAAATACGTAGGCACTTCTGACCTGGACCGCATCCTGCGCGAAGAGATCATGGAGCTCATGGAGGAGAACAAAGGCGGGATTGCCGCAGACTTCAGCCTTCCAGACACCGGCGGTCAGCCGTACGTGATCATGGTAGTAGGCGTGAACGGTGTGGGCAAAACCACTACCATTGGTAAGCTAGCCTCGCAGTTTCATAAAGCCGGAAAGAAGGTTGTGTTGGGTGCTGGAGATACGTTTAGAGCCGCCGCCGTGGACCAACTTAAAATCTGGGGTGACCGCGTGGGTATTCCGGTGGTGGACCATGGCATGAACACAGACCCAGCCTCTGTGGCCTATGACGCCGTGAAGAAAGGCGTGGAGATGGGCGCTGATGTGGTCATCATTGATACCGCTGGCCGTCTGCATACCAAAGTTGGCTTGATGAACGAGCTTACTAAAATCAAACGCGTGATGCAGAAAGTCATTGACGCCTCTCCGCATGAGGTATTGCTCGTCTTAGACGGCAGCACCGGGCAGAACGCCGTGATTCAAGCCCGCGAGTTTACCAAAGCCACCGAGGTAACTGCCCTAGCCGTGACCAAATTGGACGGAACTGCCAAAGGTGGCGTTATCATTGGTATCTCAGACGAATTCAAGATTCCTGTGAAATATATTGGAGTGGGCGAGCGGGTAGAGGACCTGCAAGTATTTGACAAGCGCGAATTCGTGGACTCTTTGTTCTCTAAAAACAAATAGGCCGTTTTTGGGCTGATTTCCAGAAAAGAAGCCAAAAACGGAAGCTAGAGGTGTCAAATAGATATAATTCCAATCCCACAATTCCCACTCGCTCGCGTCCCGCGAGTGTGAGTCACTCCGGCCTCTGGCCGTGTTGGGCATAAGTAGAAAGCAGCCAGAGGCTGTAGGTATCTCACACTCGCGGGACGCGAGCGAGTGAAATTTGAATATATCCATTTAATTGGGCGCAGACTAAACCAAAAGAGCCTGTTTGGTTGTTGCCCTTCCATCAAAGAAAACAGGCTAAAGTAGAAGGCACGTGAAAGTAAGATCCCTTAAACAAGACAAATACAACGTAATCACCCTGGGTTGCTCCAAAAATCTGGTAGACTCAGAGGTGCTGATGGGCCAGTTGCAGGCCAATGAGTTTGATGTAGTGCATGACTCTGAGAAAGACGATGCCAACATCATCATTGTGAACACCTGCGGCTTTATTGACAATGCCAAGCAAGAGTCTATTGACACCATTCTGCGCTACGCAGACGCCAAAGACGCCGGGGCCATTGACAAACTCTACGTGACCGGTTGCCTTTCGCAACGCTACAAAGATTCTTTAGAAACTGAGATTCCGCAGGTAGATGCTTTTTTTGGTACCATGGAACTGCCACAGCTCTTGAAAACCTTAGAAGCCAACTACAAGCATGAGTTGATTGGTGAGCGGCTAATCACCACGCCTTCACATTACGCCTACTTTAAAATAGCCGAGGGCTGTAACCGTCCCTGCTCGTTTTGCGCCATCCCCTTGATGCGCGGCAAGCACATGGACCGCCCAATGGAGGACTTGGTACGCGAAGCCACGCGCCTAGCCAACATGGGTACCAAAGAACTGATCCTGATTGCCCAAGACTTAACCTATTACGGCTTACAGCAATACGGTGAGCGCAAGCTAGCCGAGTTATTACAACGCTTGTCTGACGTGAACGGCATTGAGTGGATTAGAATGCAATACGCCTACCCGTCTCAATTCCCGATGGATGCGTTGGACGTAATGGCCGAACGTTCTAACATCTGCAAGTACCTGGACATGCCGTTGCAGCACATCTCTGACAACATGCTCAAGACAATGCGCCGCGGTATTTCTAAGCGTCGTACGCTGGAGCTGGTAGACACCATTCGTCAGCGCGTACCAGACATCGCGCTACGCACTACCTTGATTGCCGGTCACCCTGGTGAGACGCAGAAGGACTTCGAGGAGATGTACCAGTGGGTAGAAGAATCACGCTTTGACCGCCTGGGTATCTTCACCTACTCACATGAGGAGAACACGCACGCCTTCAGCCTGGAAGACAACGTGCCGGAAGAGGTGAAGCAGGAGCGCGCCGATACCATCATGGAATTGCAGCAGGGCATCTCTATGGAGTTGAACGAAGCCAAAGTGGGCAACACCTATAAAGTGCTGTTTGACCGCAAGGAAAGCGGCTATTATGTGGGCCGTACCCAGTATGACTCGCCGGAAGTGGACAATGAAGTATTGGTGCCAGCAGACAGCGCCTATGTGCGTCTGGGAGACTTCGCTAACGTGAAAATCACCGATTCTTCTGACTTTGACCTGTACGGCGAAGTAGTAGGAAGCGCGCAGGAATCTGCAATGCACATTTCTACGGTAGATGCCATTTCAGAATAAACTGTTTTTAGCCTGATTCTCAGGAAACAAGCTAAAAACGAAATAGGAGTAAGGCTCACAGGTTCTCAGAATCTGTGGGCCTTGTTTGTTTTAGGCAAGTGCCGCTTCTTTTTCTGGCGCGAGTCTTCAGACTCGTGACAAAGGATGAAGGGAGTCTCCAGACTCACTAAAACCAGCAATGCGTCAAATTGGAGTCTGAAGACTCCACCCATCCCACATCACGAGTCTGAAGACTCGCGCTATATAAGATTCGTTTTTGGTCTCTTTTTCAGAAAACAAGTCAAAAACGGTAACGAGCAGAAATGCTTCGTCCATTTCAAAAACCTTGTACAGGCATTTCGGTTTCCTGTAGGCAACCGCCTTCATAGCACAGAGACGCAAGAGCCAACGCAAATCCCAAAATAGCGTTTACCTTTGCAACGAAGGTTGCTATTAAATGACGACCGCTCCCCGTATGAAAGTTTCCTGTATTGACTATAGCGCCACCGGCGCCTTCTCTAAATTAGTTGTGGATTATCTCAACAGAGATGCCAAACTCCAGCCTTTCTATCAGCATTTTCCAGAGGTACCTGCCTTTTCCAAGATTATGGAAGAACGCAGGTATCCTGCTAGCCAACGGCAGATTCTGGTAGAGGAACTTCAGCGCCAGTATGACGGCGTAGAGATGCCAGAGGCGGTGCAGTCCAATATTTTGGCGCTGAGCCAAGAGCAGACCTACACCATCACCACCGGCCACCAGCTCAACATCTTCACTGGTCCGCTATACTTCATCTACAAGATTGTCACTGCCATTACCACTGCCCGTGCATTGAAGCAGGCGTACCCAGCGCAGATCTTTGTGCCCGTGTACTGGATGGCCACCGAAGACCACGACTTTGCCGAAGTGAACCATTTCACGCTCTTCGGGAAGGAGTACACTTGGGAGAGCGAGGAGAAAGGCGCCGTGGGCCGCTTTGCCACCGATGGCTTGAATGAGATACTGGATGCCCTGCCAGAGCAGTACGAACTTTTTGAGGAAGCCTATACCAACAGCACCACCCTGGCAGAGGCTACCCGTAAAATTGTGAATGGATTGTTTGGCACGTACGGTGTAGTGTGCGTTGACGGCGACAGTCCAGCCCTTAAGCAACTGTTTGTGCCCGCAGTGCAGAAGGAGCTGACGGAGCAGACGTCTTACAAAGAAATTACCCGCACCAATGAGGCGCTGCAAGCCCAAGGCTACAAGCCCCAGGTCATGACCCGTGAGATTAACCTGTTCTACTTGGATCAGCACCTGCGCGAGCGCATTGTGCAGGAAGACGGACAGTACAAAGTCTTAAACACCAACCTGACTTTTACAGAAGCAGAAATCCTGCAGCATCTGCAGGAACATCCAGAACGTTTCAGTCCGAATGTAGTATTGCGGCCTCTGTACCAAGAGATGGTCTTGCCCAACCTGGCTTATATTGGGGGCGGGGCCGAGGTGGCCTACTGGTTCCAGTTGAAGGGAATCTTTGAGGCATTCCAGGTTCCTTACCCAGCGGTGATGTTGCGCAACTCGGCCATGTATTTGACCAAGCCCAACGCGCATCGCCTGGAGAAACTGGGGCTTACCCCGGTAGAAATGTTCAGAGACATGCCAGAACTGAAGAAGCGACTGGCGGAGCTGTTGAATCAGGAAGAACTGAGTCTGGAAGCCCAACGTCAAGCCCTAGAGAACGCTTACAAGCAGGTAGAAGAATTGGCCCAAAGCATTGACCCAACCTTGGTGAAAGCAGTAGGTGCCGAAGCGCAGAAAGGTGCGCAAAGCCTGCAAATGCTGGAGAAAAAGCTGAACAAGGCCATCGAGAACAAGAACGACACGGCCTACAACCAATTGGCCAACCTCAAGGAGAAACTCTTCCCCACGGGTGTGTTGCAGGAGCGCGTGGACAATTTGCTGTCTTACCAGACTAACAATCCTGACTTCATCCAGCACTTGGTAGAAGCGTTCCAGCCGTTCGGGCACCAGTTTACCGTGCTGCAGGAAGACTAATCCATGTTAAAGGCCCATCTCAGAAAAGCCTACCTGGCCAAACGCCGCAATCTCTCTGAGGCCGAGGTGGAGGATATGAGCCTCCAGATAGCAAATCGGTTTTTTGAGGATTTCCAGCCGGTGAAAGGGCAGACGGTGCATGTTTTTCTACCCATTCTGCACCACCGTGAAATCAATACCTGGCGCATCATCCATAAACTTTGGGAACAGTTCCCAGAGGTGCGGGTGG
The nucleotide sequence above comes from Nibribacter ruber. Encoded proteins:
- the rpmG gene encoding 50S ribosomal protein L33, with product MAKKAKGNRVQVILECTEQKNSGVPGMSRYITTKNRKNTPERMEMKKFNPFMKKVTVHKEIK
- a CDS encoding DUF4295 domain-containing protein, with amino-acid sequence MAKKVVATLKTATGKDWAKVIKAVKSPKTGAYTFREEMVPIDQVQDALKK
- the ftsY gene encoding signal recognition particle-docking protein FtsY, coding for MALFGFFSKDKKDSLDKGLEKTKTSFLDQLSKAVVGKSKVDEEVLDELETVLVHADVGIGTTVKIIERIEKRVARDKYVGTSDLDRILREEIMELMEENKGGIAADFSLPDTGGQPYVIMVVGVNGVGKTTTIGKLASQFHKAGKKVVLGAGDTFRAAAVDQLKIWGDRVGIPVVDHGMNTDPASVAYDAVKKGVEMGADVVIIDTAGRLHTKVGLMNELTKIKRVMQKVIDASPHEVLLVLDGSTGQNAVIQAREFTKATEVTALAVTKLDGTAKGGVIIGISDEFKIPVKYIGVGERVEDLQVFDKREFVDSLFSKNK
- the rimO gene encoding 30S ribosomal protein S12 methylthiotransferase RimO; translation: MKVRSLKQDKYNVITLGCSKNLVDSEVLMGQLQANEFDVVHDSEKDDANIIIVNTCGFIDNAKQESIDTILRYADAKDAGAIDKLYVTGCLSQRYKDSLETEIPQVDAFFGTMELPQLLKTLEANYKHELIGERLITTPSHYAYFKIAEGCNRPCSFCAIPLMRGKHMDRPMEDLVREATRLANMGTKELILIAQDLTYYGLQQYGERKLAELLQRLSDVNGIEWIRMQYAYPSQFPMDALDVMAERSNICKYLDMPLQHISDNMLKTMRRGISKRRTLELVDTIRQRVPDIALRTTLIAGHPGETQKDFEEMYQWVEESRFDRLGIFTYSHEENTHAFSLEDNVPEEVKQERADTIMELQQGISMELNEAKVGNTYKVLFDRKESGYYVGRTQYDSPEVDNEVLVPADSAYVRLGDFANVKITDSSDFDLYGEVVGSAQESAMHISTVDAISE
- the bshC gene encoding bacillithiol biosynthesis cysteine-adding enzyme BshC gives rise to the protein MKVSCIDYSATGAFSKLVVDYLNRDAKLQPFYQHFPEVPAFSKIMEERRYPASQRQILVEELQRQYDGVEMPEAVQSNILALSQEQTYTITTGHQLNIFTGPLYFIYKIVTAITTARALKQAYPAQIFVPVYWMATEDHDFAEVNHFTLFGKEYTWESEEKGAVGRFATDGLNEILDALPEQYELFEEAYTNSTTLAEATRKIVNGLFGTYGVVCVDGDSPALKQLFVPAVQKELTEQTSYKEITRTNEALQAQGYKPQVMTREINLFYLDQHLRERIVQEDGQYKVLNTNLTFTEAEILQHLQEHPERFSPNVVLRPLYQEMVLPNLAYIGGGAEVAYWFQLKGIFEAFQVPYPAVMLRNSAMYLTKPNAHRLEKLGLTPVEMFRDMPELKKRLAELLNQEELSLEAQRQALENAYKQVEELAQSIDPTLVKAVGAEAQKGAQSLQMLEKKLNKAIENKNDTAYNQLANLKEKLFPTGVLQERVDNLLSYQTNNPDFIQHLVEAFQPFGHQFTVLQED